One genomic region from Streptomyces sp. M92 encodes:
- a CDS encoding MarR family transcriptional regulator: MAEQARKILALVDQDTGEFEEVHRANYAFDGAHINVGIRKGRELASAASGLTDREFRVLVWYWFATETSEEAVMRTGSAIAEELGMSPDALSRAVKVLKRARLLVEAGGLGRTTFYRCTPYLAFIGTGFAHREAVKDWNPPETRVREPRVRRRGKKGEA; the protein is encoded by the coding sequence ATGGCAGAGCAGGCGCGAAAGATCCTCGCCCTGGTCGATCAGGACACGGGAGAGTTCGAGGAGGTACACCGCGCCAACTACGCGTTCGACGGAGCTCACATCAACGTGGGCATCCGCAAGGGCCGGGAACTCGCCTCGGCGGCCTCGGGCCTGACCGACCGGGAGTTTCGCGTCCTCGTCTGGTACTGGTTCGCCACGGAGACGAGCGAGGAAGCCGTCATGCGTACGGGGTCCGCCATCGCTGAGGAGCTGGGCATGAGCCCGGATGCTCTGTCGAGGGCGGTGAAAGTGCTCAAGCGGGCTCGGCTGCTTGTCGAGGCGGGCGGGCTCGGGCGGACCACCTTCTACAGGTGCACGCCCTACCTTGCATTCATCGGTACCGGCTTCGCCCACCGCGAGGCCGTGAAGGACTGGAACCCTCCGGAGACCAGGGTGCGCGAGCCCCGTGTCCGTCGGCGTGGGAAGAAGGGCGAGGCCTGA
- a CDS encoding helix-turn-helix domain-containing protein has protein sequence MRIHDAADVQYLLKKTGRVLSPNQRIVVMLYASSEQRPDGTVMIKASTLAATAGMTPPVLSRTRKELLEAGWLEVTGSVGSAKHYRLNPALFEDRGQAGRHLRAVGS, from the coding sequence ATGAGGATTCACGACGCGGCAGACGTGCAGTACCTGCTGAAGAAGACCGGACGGGTCCTCAGCCCGAACCAGCGCATCGTCGTCATGCTCTACGCGTCCTCGGAGCAACGTCCCGACGGCACGGTGATGATCAAGGCCAGCACACTGGCCGCCACGGCGGGAATGACACCACCGGTGCTGTCCCGGACCCGGAAGGAACTGCTCGAGGCGGGCTGGCTGGAGGTGACCGGCAGTGTGGGAAGCGCCAAGCACTACCGGCTCAACCCGGCACTTTTCGAGGACCGAGGTCAGGCCGGACGTCACCTGCGAGCCGTCGGCAGCTGA